The genomic stretch GAGTTAAAATGTTTTAGTACAATAGAAATATTACCTCAATAGTAGTGAAAATAGTTTGTTCTCAAGTAGATCTTAAAAATAATTTATCATTAGTTAGTCGTGCCGTTCCCTCTCGTCCTACCCATCCCATTTTAGGTAATATCTTGTTAGTAGCGGATGAAGACAAAAACAGAATTACTCTCACTGGGTTTGATTTAAGTTTAGGAATGCGTACCAGTTTTGCCTCGGAAGTAGAAGAAGGGGGTATGATTACTTTACCTTCTAAGTTATTAAATGATATTATTGCTCGTTTACCAGAAGGGGAGATTACTTTATCTTATGATGAGGATGAATTAGATGAAAATCCTCTAGTTGCGATCGACTCTTTATCTGGTAAATTTCAATTAAGAGGAGTAAAGGGAGACGAGTTTCCTGAGTTGCCGATAGTCGAGAAAGAGGAAGCCTTTTTCTTACCCATTACTGCGTTGATTGAGGGGTTAAAAGGTTCTTTATTTTCTGCTAGTAGTGACGAAACCAAGCAAATATTAACAGGGGTTCATCTTACCAGAGAGTTAGACAGTTTGGAATTTGCGGCCACGGATGGCCACCGTTTAGCTGTTGTTAAAACCACTGCTGAAAAACAAGAAGATGAAACCGAGGAAACTGATTCACCTTTAACGGAAGAACAGAATTTTAATATTACTATACCTGCTAGAGCATTAAGGGAGTTAGAGAAGATTATTTCTGGTGAGAAAGACAATGAATCTGTTGCTTTGTATGTAGATCAAGGACAAGTTGTTTTTGAGTTGGGGGATCAACATCTTACTAGCAGAAAGTTGGAGGGTGCTTACCCTAATTATGGTCAATTAATTCCTAAAAGTTTTGAAAGAACAATGATTGTCGATCGAAAACAAGTAATTGATAGTTTAGAGAGGGTTTCGGTTTTTGCAGATCAAAAAAATAATATGGTTAAGTTTAATTTAGATCATAATAGTAATGAACTAACTTTATCGGTGGAGGCTAAAGAGTTAGGCAATGCAAAAGCATCTTTGTCGGCAGAAATAACGGGAGAAGGCTTTGATATTGGTTTTAATATTCGCTATTTAATGGATGGGTTAAAAGCATTATCAGCTAACGATATTAAGTTTCAGTTGAATGGGGCAACTCAACCAGTGATTATCACTCCTCTTAGTGGTTTACAAATGACTTATTTAATTATGCCTGTTCAAATACGGGAATAATAGACCTCTTGCAAAACTAAAATAAACAATATATTTTTGACAATTCGGAGTATGTAAGGAGTGAATGCCTCCGAAAAAACCAATTCACTCACTAATAGTATAATAAATATTTATATATTACTGATAAAAGTGCCTATTAACTAAAACTCAATTAATTTATTACAAATTTTCTTCATAAACCATAATTTTTCTTTTTTACTTAGGCTTCTTTTTGCTTTATTTCATAATTATAAATCCCAGCAATTAAGTTAAATCTTAATCCAAATCTTTTTCTTCTATTTCGATACCTTTGTGATAATATTTTAAATATTTTTAGCTTTCGATTAACATGTTCTATTACTGATAATTCCAAGAACCTTGAAAAGCTATACAATTGCTGAAATCCCCAAAAAATCCTGCTGAAAATGCTCTTTGATTACATCTGTTAGTCGAGTTGATGATTGAATTTTTCTCATTATTTGCGTTAATGATAAACGACGAAAATTTGCCATAAACTGTATTGATAATAACATTAAATACATTATTATCTTAATTAATAATCCTGTATAAATTCCTTGTTTCCTTAATTTCATCTCGGCAATTTTTAGCACCGATTTTAAAATTTTCCAAAACTGTTCAATAATATTGTGTGCAGTCCATGTCCGCCATATTTCCGCTCCTCTCAATGATATACTACTTAAATCTATCAACAAATAACAATTACTATTACTTTTTTGAAAAAACAATAAATTGAGAGTTCCAAAAGTTGGATTTGATAATTTTTGTCTCACACAAGGTACATCAATTCCCCATTGATTTTCTTGATAATCTACTCTTTTTTGACCTTCACTTCCTTTGCCTTTAAAGTTCTCTCCTTCAAATACATAACTGCCTTTTCCAGCCATAATAATTTTGGTGAATCCTAGTTCAGATAATTGCTCTTTTAATTCTTTTGATGCATACCAAGAATCCAGAGTAATTGGATATTTAGTAATATCTATATTTTCTTTGAGACATTCTTCTTTAATTTGTCTTAACATCCCAACTAATATACTCGGTTTATTTGTATTTTTTCTTCCTTGTTTAGAACAAAATATTAATCCAATTGGTATTGCTTTTCCCTTAATTGTTAATATTATTCCTAATATATTTTGTCCATTTACCACTTTTTTCCAACGTCCACTATACCAATTCCATGTACAACGTAATCTCTTTCCTACTCTGTCAATAACACTATCATCTACCGCAAGTGTTATATTTGCTCTTGATTGAGTAACAATACTTTTTTGTTCGATGATTTGCAACTGTTCCACTGCAACATTAATCATCATTAATTTTAAAACTTTTCGGAGTTTATATAATGTCCAAGAAGAAATTTCTGTATAGATTTTTTGGTGACTAACACCAAGCAAATCTGCTAATTGTTTGGGATTAAAACAGCCATAAGCATGACTAATTGCTAAAATCATAATTGCTTCAAATGCTTCAATTTTATGAGAGCGAAATAATTTACTAAATTTGACAAAGAAAAGCTGAATTATGTTAGCCAGATGAAATCTCATGGTTAATTAAAAATATTTAGAGCATTTTCATTTAAGCATATGTCTTGATTCTTAACACTTTCAGCTTTTCAGTCATTTCCAGAATTGTCAGTATTACTATTCTTTCTCTATTTATCCTTTTTTGTTCTTTACTCCCTAAAATATTGTAATGTAACCATAACCTGTTCTT from Geminocystis sp. NIES-3709 encodes the following:
- the dnaN gene encoding DNA polymerase III subunit beta, with amino-acid sequence MKIVCSQVDLKNNLSLVSRAVPSRPTHPILGNILLVADEDKNRITLTGFDLSLGMRTSFASEVEEGGMITLPSKLLNDIIARLPEGEITLSYDEDELDENPLVAIDSLSGKFQLRGVKGDEFPELPIVEKEEAFFLPITALIEGLKGSLFSASSDETKQILTGVHLTRELDSLEFAATDGHRLAVVKTTAEKQEDETEETDSPLTEEQNFNITIPARALRELEKIISGEKDNESVALYVDQGQVVFELGDQHLTSRKLEGAYPNYGQLIPKSFERTMIVDRKQVIDSLERVSVFADQKNNMVKFNLDHNSNELTLSVEAKELGNAKASLSAEITGEGFDIGFNIRYLMDGLKALSANDIKFQLNGATQPVIITPLSGLQMTYLIMPVQIRE